The following coding sequences lie in one Maribacter forsetii DSM 18668 genomic window:
- a CDS encoding HipA family kinase, whose amino-acid sequence MNTLDIRTVDVVQYLQPLREGGSMPAIVKADDDFLYVLKFRGSGQGKKSLISEFIGGELARAIGLKVPELVFMNLEDSFRQTEPDEEIQDLLKFSVGLNLGLHFLSGAITFDPLISTADAMTASKVVVLDSLISNIDRTAKNANLLYWHNELWVIDNGASFYFHHNWETWESHLTRTFPFIKDHVLLQQATALPKAATEIQKNITLEKVTEIVSNIPEDWLTSESDILNAEEKRAAYIKFITTKLSMIDVLVKEAEDAR is encoded by the coding sequence ATGAATACACTTGATATTAGAACAGTAGATGTTGTTCAATATTTACAGCCCTTACGAGAAGGCGGCTCTATGCCAGCTATTGTAAAAGCTGATGATGATTTTTTGTATGTACTGAAGTTTAGAGGTTCTGGGCAAGGTAAAAAATCACTTATCTCTGAATTCATTGGTGGCGAATTGGCACGTGCAATCGGTTTAAAAGTACCTGAGCTGGTCTTTATGAACTTAGAAGATTCTTTTAGACAGACTGAACCTGACGAAGAAATTCAAGATTTATTGAAGTTTAGTGTTGGACTAAATCTTGGTCTACACTTTCTATCTGGCGCCATTACTTTCGATCCTTTAATTTCTACTGCAGATGCCATGACAGCATCTAAAGTTGTGGTTTTAGATAGTTTAATCAGTAATATTGACCGAACCGCAAAAAACGCTAATCTGTTATATTGGCATAATGAATTATGGGTTATCGATAATGGGGCAAGCTTTTATTTTCATCATAATTGGGAGACTTGGGAGAGTCACCTAACAAGAACATTTCCGTTTATAAAAGACCATGTACTTTTACAACAAGCTACTGCCCTACCAAAAGCTGCCACAGAAATTCAAAAAAACATTACTCTAGAGAAAGTAACCGAAATTGTTTCAAACATACCAGAAGATTGGTTAACGAGCGAATCTGATATATTAAACGCAGAGGAGAAAAGAGCAGCCTATATCAAATTTATAACCACTAAGCTATCTATGATCGATGTTTTAGTAAAAGAAGCGGAAGATGCAAGATAG
- a CDS encoding PorP/SprF family type IX secretion system membrane protein produces the protein MKNTCVTVLLIVVSFWTTNAQQDAQYTQYMYNTISVNPAYAGSRGVISIAALHRSQWVGLDGAPKTQTLNIHSPISRKVGLGLSIVNDEIGNGTNQDTYFDAVFSYTVPTSEEGKLSFGLKAGGHFLNIDFNRLRNYDPSNAAIGQTSIDKKFSPNFGAGIYYHTKQFYAGLSVPNFLETEHFDSSGNSNSYIAQERMNWYLITGYVFDINPNLKLKPALLFKAVEGAPLQADLSATVLLDDTFSLGAAYRWDAAMSALVGFQLNEKLMLGLAYDREITELGNSSFNDGSFEIFLRFEFITQRKNILTPRFF, from the coding sequence ATGAAAAACACATGTGTTACAGTTTTACTTATAGTAGTATCTTTTTGGACAACAAACGCCCAACAAGATGCTCAGTATACACAATATATGTATAACACGATTTCTGTTAACCCTGCCTATGCTGGTTCGCGAGGTGTTATAAGTATAGCAGCTTTACACCGCTCACAATGGGTAGGTTTAGATGGAGCTCCTAAGACACAGACATTAAATATTCATTCTCCTATTTCAAGAAAAGTGGGACTTGGATTATCAATCGTCAATGATGAAATAGGAAACGGAACAAATCAAGATACTTATTTTGATGCTGTTTTTTCCTATACCGTACCCACATCCGAAGAAGGTAAACTTTCCTTCGGACTAAAAGCAGGAGGTCATTTTCTAAATATCGATTTCAATAGGCTTAGAAATTACGACCCGTCCAATGCAGCAATAGGGCAGACGAGCATAGATAAGAAGTTCTCACCGAATTTTGGGGCGGGAATATATTACCATACCAAACAATTCTACGCAGGACTTTCGGTACCCAACTTTTTGGAAACGGAGCATTTTGATTCTTCAGGAAACAGCAATTCGTACATAGCACAAGAACGAATGAACTGGTACTTGATTACCGGCTATGTTTTCGATATCAATCCCAATCTGAAATTAAAACCGGCATTGCTCTTTAAGGCTGTTGAAGGAGCACCGTTACAGGCAGACCTTTCGGCGACAGTTTTATTGGACGATACATTTTCATTGGGAGCAGCTTACAGATGGGATGCCGCCATGAGCGCCCTTGTAGGGTTCCAGCTGAACGAAAAACTAATGTTAGGGTTAGCTTATGATAGAGAAATCACAGAACTTGGAAACTCATCTTTCAATGATGGGTCTTTCGAAATCTTTTTAAGATTCGAATTTATAACTCAACGTAAAAATATTCTTACTCCAAGATTCTTTTAA
- a CDS encoding GAF domain-containing sensor histidine kinase produces MTKAKIHPREKERLALLDSYSILDTLPEHDYDNLTKLAAEICQTPISLITLLDDKRQWFKSHYGLATSETPIEDAFCAHAITGDDPIFTVENAREDVRFKNNPLVTGDPNIAFYAGIPLKNANGLPLGTLCVIDNKPRTLTNSQKESLNILSEQVINLLELRKNKLELERAHKKLKKFSKKLERKVFQRTNQLEIKTIKLELMINDLESFNHICSHDLQEPLRKIQMFISQVSDTEFNNLSEAGKHKLERIDLSAARMRNLIQDLMAYGSTETIDNSLTTVSLKQLVLEVKDVLSEELKEHKTAFRIPKDCEITVRPIQFKQLLFNLFTNAIKYSKKKEKPSIKVNGKIVSGADYPELELSEDTQYSRIEVSDNGIGFDQKYESKIFEIFQRLHNDEEYQGTGIGLAIVKRIVTTHNGQIKVESNLGEGAKFIIFIPIANQIEPK; encoded by the coding sequence ATGACAAAAGCCAAAATTCATCCTAGGGAAAAAGAAAGACTTGCACTGCTTGACTCATATTCAATTTTAGATACGTTACCTGAACACGATTACGATAACCTAACCAAGCTTGCCGCAGAAATTTGTCAGACCCCAATTTCTTTAATTACGCTACTGGATGATAAACGGCAATGGTTCAAATCCCACTACGGATTAGCAACTTCTGAGACGCCTATTGAAGATGCTTTTTGTGCTCATGCCATCACTGGTGATGACCCTATTTTTACCGTTGAAAATGCTCGTGAAGATGTACGCTTTAAAAATAACCCTTTGGTCACCGGTGATCCAAATATTGCCTTTTATGCGGGAATTCCATTAAAAAACGCCAATGGTCTGCCTTTGGGTACTTTATGTGTAATTGACAATAAGCCAAGAACACTTACAAACAGCCAAAAAGAATCTCTAAATATTTTATCTGAGCAGGTGATTAATTTGTTGGAACTTAGAAAAAATAAACTGGAGCTAGAGCGAGCTCATAAGAAATTAAAAAAGTTCTCTAAAAAACTAGAACGTAAAGTATTTCAAAGAACCAATCAGCTTGAAATAAAGACGATAAAATTAGAATTAATGATTAATGACCTGGAGTCCTTTAATCATATTTGTAGTCATGATCTTCAAGAACCTTTGCGTAAAATTCAAATGTTCATTTCTCAGGTGAGTGATACCGAATTCAATAATTTATCTGAAGCTGGTAAACATAAATTAGAACGAATTGACTTATCTGCCGCACGAATGCGAAATCTTATTCAAGATTTAATGGCATATGGTTCAACGGAAACTATAGATAATAGCTTAACTACCGTATCGTTAAAACAGTTGGTTTTAGAGGTGAAAGATGTATTGAGCGAAGAGCTGAAAGAACATAAAACAGCCTTTAGAATACCAAAGGATTGTGAGATTACGGTACGCCCAATCCAGTTTAAGCAGTTGTTGTTCAATTTGTTTACCAATGCAATTAAATATAGCAAAAAGAAGGAGAAACCTTCAATTAAGGTAAACGGTAAAATTGTATCTGGTGCAGATTATCCGGAGCTAGAATTATCTGAAGATACCCAATATTCCCGTATTGAAGTTTCTGATAATGGTATTGGTTTTGACCAGAAATATGAAAGTAAGATTTTTGAAATTTTTCAAAGATTGCATAACGATGAAGAATACCAAGGTACTGGTATTGGTCTTGCAATTGTAAAACGAATTGTTACTACTCATAACGGTCAAATTAAAGTTGAGAGTAATTTGGGTGAAGGTGCCAAGTTTATCATTTTTATTCCAATAGCAAATCAGATAGAACCAAAGTAG
- a CDS encoding DUF3037 domain-containing protein has product MQDRHTFKFAIVRIVPKVEREEFFNVGVILFCKRTKFLDIKYQIDEEKLKAFSPEIEYEILNEYLKAWKFICEGKDAGGPIGKLDLSDRFGWLTACRSTVIQSSTTRSGLSTDPKKELEDIYNKYVL; this is encoded by the coding sequence ATGCAAGATAGACACACATTTAAATTTGCGATAGTTAGAATTGTACCGAAAGTTGAACGAGAAGAGTTTTTTAATGTAGGTGTGATTTTATTCTGTAAACGGACAAAATTTTTAGATATCAAGTATCAAATCGATGAAGAAAAGTTAAAAGCATTTTCTCCAGAAATAGAATACGAAATCTTAAACGAATATCTAAAAGCTTGGAAATTCATTTGTGAAGGTAAAGATGCTGGCGGACCAATAGGTAAGTTAGACTTATCTGACCGTTTTGGGTGGCTAACAGCTTGTAGAAGCACGGTTATACAAAGCTCCACTACCCGATCCGGATTAAGTACAGATCCTAAAAAAGAGTTGGAAGACATTTACAATAAGTATGTGCTATAA
- a CDS encoding adenosine deaminase, with product METSKLQSIIQGIPKAELHLHLEGSFEPELMFEIAKRNNITLPYDSIESVKEAYKFNNLQEFLDIYYAGAQVLLHEQDFFDLTWAYLTKVHSENVKHVEVFFDPQTHTDRGVSFDVVIKGIHRALEMGKNELNISYKLIMSYLRHLSEEAAFETLEASLPFKDIIDGVGLDSSEMGNPPSKFKDVFKASAEQGYKLVAHAGEEGPSEYIWEALDILNVERIDHGNRCLTDEALVKRLVDEKIALTLCPTSNVALKVIQKMDEHPVAKMLDKGIVATIHSDDPAYFGGYMNENFYQTATALNLSFDQIKKLAINAFEASWLSTPEKEKHINTINDYFGSI from the coding sequence ATGGAAACATCAAAACTTCAAAGCATCATACAAGGCATACCAAAGGCAGAACTTCATTTACATTTAGAGGGTAGCTTTGAACCAGAATTGATGTTTGAGATTGCAAAGAGAAATAACATCACTTTACCTTATGATTCAATTGAATCAGTGAAGGAAGCTTACAAATTCAACAACCTACAAGAGTTTTTAGATATCTATTATGCAGGTGCGCAAGTGCTGTTACACGAGCAAGATTTCTTTGATTTGACATGGGCGTATCTGACCAAGGTACATAGCGAAAATGTAAAGCATGTAGAAGTATTTTTTGACCCACAGACCCATACAGATAGAGGTGTTTCTTTTGATGTCGTCATAAAAGGAATTCATCGTGCTTTAGAGATGGGAAAAAATGAATTAAATATATCCTACAAACTAATCATGAGCTACTTGCGTCATTTAAGTGAAGAAGCAGCTTTTGAGACACTTGAAGCTTCCCTCCCATTTAAAGACATTATCGACGGAGTTGGTTTAGATTCATCAGAAATGGGAAATCCGCCAAGTAAGTTCAAAGATGTTTTTAAAGCATCTGCTGAACAAGGCTACAAACTTGTTGCCCATGCAGGTGAAGAAGGTCCGTCAGAATATATTTGGGAAGCCTTAGATATTCTAAATGTAGAACGTATTGATCACGGAAATCGATGCCTAACCGACGAAGCTTTGGTAAAAAGATTAGTAGACGAAAAAATTGCCCTGACCCTATGCCCTACCAGTAACGTTGCCTTAAAGGTAATTCAAAAGATGGACGAACATCCGGTAGCCAAAATGTTAGACAAAGGAATAGTTGCCACTATACATTCAGATGACCCTGCATATTTTGGAGGATATATGAACGAGAATTTCTACCAAACTGCTACTGCACTAAATTTAAGTTTTGATCAAATTAAAAAATTGGCTATCAATGCTTTTGAAGCTAGTTGGCTAAGCACTCCCGAAAAGGAAAAGCACATCAATACGATAAACGACTACTTTGGTTCTATCTGA